A region from the Riemerella anatipestifer genome encodes:
- a CDS encoding trans-sulfuration enzyme family protein produces MKNFETQAIRNQIARTDFQEHSVPLYLTSSFVFEDAEQMRAAFAEEVEHNIYSRYSNPNTNEFTEKIVQMEGAEAGYAFASGMAAVFASFNALLKPNDHILSCQSVFGSTHYLFKTHFPKWNVETTYFKADEVELEKYLKPNTRFLYLETPTNPAIEILDLEFFGNFAKKHNLIFVVDNCFATPYLQQPITYGADLVIHSATKIIDGQGRVLGGIVVGKKELIREIYLFSRNTGPSLSPFNAWVLSKSLETLAVRLEKHCENALAVAEFLEQHPKVSLVKYPFLPSHPSYEIAKKQMKHGGNIVAFEVKGGIEGGRNFLNKIKLCSLSPNLGDTRTIVTHPASTTHSKLTEEDRLEVGITPGLVRCSVGLENVEDIISDLKQALDLT; encoded by the coding sequence AACTGATTTTCAGGAGCATTCGGTGCCGTTGTATCTTACCTCTAGCTTTGTTTTTGAAGATGCCGAACAGATGCGTGCCGCCTTTGCAGAAGAGGTAGAACATAATATCTACAGCCGTTACAGTAACCCTAACACCAATGAGTTTACTGAAAAGATAGTACAAATGGAAGGCGCCGAGGCAGGATATGCCTTTGCTTCGGGTATGGCGGCTGTTTTTGCTTCGTTTAATGCTTTGCTTAAACCCAACGACCATATTTTGAGTTGCCAGTCGGTATTTGGTTCTACACACTATTTATTTAAGACCCATTTCCCGAAATGGAATGTGGAAACCACTTACTTTAAAGCTGATGAAGTAGAGCTAGAAAAGTATCTAAAACCCAATACCCGTTTTCTCTATTTAGAAACACCTACTAACCCTGCGATTGAGATTTTAGACTTAGAGTTTTTTGGCAACTTTGCTAAAAAGCACAATCTTATTTTTGTAGTAGATAACTGTTTTGCTACCCCTTATTTACAACAACCCATCACTTATGGAGCCGACCTAGTCATACACTCTGCTACCAAAATAATAGACGGACAAGGACGTGTGTTAGGTGGTATTGTGGTTGGAAAAAAAGAACTGATTAGAGAAATCTATCTCTTTTCTAGGAATACAGGACCGTCTTTATCTCCGTTTAATGCGTGGGTGCTTAGTAAAAGTTTAGAAACTTTGGCTGTGCGTCTGGAGAAGCATTGCGAAAACGCTCTAGCAGTTGCAGAGTTCCTAGAACAACACCCTAAAGTTTCTTTAGTTAAGTATCCTTTTCTACCTTCACACCCAAGCTACGAAATCGCCAAAAAACAAATGAAACACGGCGGCAATATTGTGGCATTTGAAGTTAAGGGTGGTATTGAAGGTGGCAGAAACTTCCTCAACAAGATAAAGTTATGCTCACTTTCGCCTAATTTGGGAGATACTAGAACTATTGTAACGCACCCTGCCTCTACCACCCACTCTAAACTCACCGAAGAAGACCGTTTAGAAGTAGGCATTACCCCAGGATTGGTGCGTTGTAGTGTAGGTTTAGAAAATGTAGAAGACATCATTTCTGATTTAAAACAAGCCTTAGATTTAACCTAA